A stretch of Lactuca sativa cultivar Salinas chromosome 6, Lsat_Salinas_v11, whole genome shotgun sequence DNA encodes these proteins:
- the LOC111897327 gene encoding uncharacterized protein LOC111897327 yields the protein MESSVYDKNRDPSQHEILEVFKREIGFNPPRNFSRRISASEALVKRIDLAGKLNGHEGCVNTIEFNHCGDHLVSGSDDRRVMFWNVATKSLVLSYASGHVDNIFQARIMPFTDDRTIVTSAADGQVRLGQIAENGHVQTKKLGKHHGRVHKLAVEPGSPHIFYSCGEDGLVQHFDLRSNSSTKLFCCTPFTELNHSHSSSNTIRLNSIIIDPRNPNFFSIGGSDKYARLYDIRNFDQPVNTFCPKHLTETHDVHITGMSYSNTSELLISYNDELIYLFQKNNGGLGPNPLNVMSSDDLEDPQVYCGHRNSLTVKGVSFFGPNCEYVMSGSDCGHIFIWKKKGGRLVRVMEGDRRIVNQVEPHPSIPVLASSGLEKNIKLWVPVSDDILPLPHDLQEIVESNRRGREDHSRVTLTPDVIMHVLRLHRRQALAYIERRRNRDELGSDDEEEDEGDGYVMGFSDADGSLDDGNSTECNIV from the exons ATGGAGAGCAGCGTATATGATAAGAATAGGGATCCTTCGCAACATGAGATTCTGGAGGTTTTTAAGAGAGAAATCGGTTTCAATCCTCCCAGAAACTTCTCTCGCCGAATCTCTGCTTCCGAG GCTCTTGTAAAGAGAATTGATCTTGCTGGTAAACTAAATGGGCATGAAGGTTGTGTAAACACAATAGAGTTCAACCATTGTGGTGATCACCTTGTGTCAGGTTCTGATGACAGACGAGTTATGTTCTGGAATGTAGCAACTAAATCCTTAGTCCTTTCATATGCTTCTGGTCATGTAGACAACATATTTCAAGCTAGAATCATGCCTTTCACTGATGACAGAACCATAGTTACTTCTGCTGCTGATGGCCAG GTAAGACTTGGTCAAATAGCAGAGAATGGACATGTCCAAACAAAAAAATTAGGTAAACACCATGGACGTGTTCACAAGCTTGCAGTTGAGCCTGGAAGTCCCCACATATTTTACAGCTGTGGTGAAGATGGATTAGTTCAACAT TTTGATTTGCGAAGTAATTCTTCCACAAAGCTTTTCTGTTGCACCCCATTCACAGAACTCAACCACAGCCACTCATCCTCAAACACCATAAGATTAAACTCCATCATAATCGAcccaagaaaccctaattttttctcCATTGGAGGTTCAGATAAATACGCACGTCTATATGACATCAGAAACTTTGACCAACCAGTCAACACATTTTGCCCAAAACATCTGACAGAAACACACGATGTCCACATCACTGGAATGTCATACTCCAACACAAGTGAGCTTCTTATCTCCTACAATGATGAACTCATTtatctttttcaaaaaaacaacGGGGGTTTAGGTCCAAATCCCTTGAATGTGATGAGTTCGGATGATTTGGAAGATCCACAAGTGTATTGTGGACATAGGAATTCATTGACAGTTAAAGGGGTTAGTTTTTTTGGGCCGAATTGTGAGTATGTTATGAGTGGATCGGATTGTGGGCATATTTTTATTTGGAAGAAAAAAGGTGGTAGGCTTGTTAGGGTGATGGAAGGTGATAGGCGTATAGTGAATCAAGTTGAGCCTCATCCTAGTATCCCTGTTCTTGCTTCATCTGGTTTGGAAAAGAATATAAAGCTTTGGGTTCCTGTTTCTGATGACATTCTTCCCCTTCCTCATGATTTACAAGAG ATTGTGGAGTCAAACAGGCGAGGGAGGGAAGATCATTCACGGGTTACACTGACGCCCGATGTGATAATGCATGTTTTGCGGCTTCATAGAAGGCAAGCATTGGCTTACATAGAAAGAAGACGTAATAGAGATGAACTTGGAAGTGatgatgaggaagaagatgaaggtgATGGTTATGTCATGGGATTTTCTGATGCTGATGGCTCCTTAGATGATGGAAATTCAACCGAGTGTAATATTGTTTGA